CCCCGCCTGCACCTGCTGCATGAAATCGTACGGCAGGCCCAGCCGGTCGTCCCCGTGCAGCAGCGATTCCAGCGTCCGCCCCTGCGCGCCGCCCGGTTGCAGGCCCAGCAGGCCCAGCCCGTTCCCGGACGCCCAGACCACGCGGCCCTCGCCGTCCAGGGTCAGCAGGCCGCTGCCCGGCTGCCGGTCGAAATGACCGAACAGGCTGTTCAGAAGCGCGGGTGAACCCCCGGATTGTGGATCAGCGCCACCAGTCATCAATGAGCCTCGCAGGAAACGTCACGCCGGAACGGGAAAGACGACAGGAAGAACAGTGCAGCTGCGGGAATCAATGCACTCCCGACCCCCAGCATACGATTCCTGACCGTCCGGTCTGTTGCATTCCCGTCACCCCCGACGTGGGTACCCGCCCCCCGCCGCTCAGGGCAGGCCCGCCGCCCCGGCGCGCGGCCCGCCGCTCTCCTGCACGGTGCGCTCCACCCGCCCGAAGCGTTCGTTCAGGTCTGCCAGATCCTGACTGTTGCTGGTCGCACCCTGCGCGTCCTCCAGCACCAGCCGCGCGTGCCGCAGCAACTCCTGACGGCGCAGCGGGTCGTCGATGCACTCCGCGACGATCTGAAACACCTCCAGCATCCGCAGCGTCACCGCCGGACTGCCCTTCCCGTACTGGCGCGGCATGGTGAACATGGCGTCCAGCAGCCCGCCGAAACTCGTGGCCGGCATCACCAGCCGCACCTGATGCCCGCGCAGGTACACCCCGTTCGGCCAGCGGCGGTCGTTCAGGCGGCACAGCGCGTCCCCGAACCGGTCGATCACGTCCATCGCCGTGACCGGGTCGTTCACGCCGGGACTCAGCGCGCGCGCCGCGACCTCCGACAGCTGCCGCACGCTGTACTCCAGATCCTGACCCGCCACGCGCCGCTTCCCGAGCGTCAGGGCGCCCATGATGTTCAGCCCGTCCGGCAGGTCCGGCACGCCCTGCGCGACCGGCGAGTGCGGAAACACGTAATCCCCGGCCCGCACGTGCAGCCGCACCGACACGCCATGCGCCTCGGCCCGCGCGACCAGCCCCTCGATGTCCACCAGTTGCAGGTACCCGCCGTCCGGCGCGCGGAACACCTCCGCCTGCGCCCAGTACTCCTCGGGCGGCGGACTCACGTCCCGCACGCTCCCGCCGGGACTGCGGTCGAGTTGCTCGGTCGCGCGGTCCAGCGCCCGGCGCAGGTCGTCCCGCAGCAGGTTCACCACCCGCGTCATGTTGATCGAGGACGTCACGTGCGCCAGGTAGTACACCAGCGCCGCCACGCACGCCAGCGCCAGCAGCATCGCCACGCTGACGTTGTAGTGCGGCACGAACGGCGTTTCCTCGCTGCCCGTCACGCTGCGCAGCGTGTAGATCGAGAACGTGAACGTCGCGATGAACACGCCCAGCACCACCTGATTCCCCCGGTCCCGCGTGAAGTTGTCCAGCAGGCGCGGCCCCATGTTCCCCGCCG
The Deinococcus seoulensis genome window above contains:
- a CDS encoding DUF2254 domain-containing protein, yielding MKGWLLRAEQWTRQFWFIPAVMTALALILAEVGISLEERYGVAKALSFAYSGGESGARSVLSAVGSSSIGVAGTVFSITIAALSYAAGNMGPRLLDNFTRDRGNQVVLGVFIATFTFSIYTLRSVTGSEETPFVPHYNVSVAMLLALACVAALVYYLAHVTSSINMTRVVNLLRDDLRRALDRATEQLDRSPGGSVRDVSPPPEEYWAQAEVFRAPDGGYLQLVDIEGLVARAEAHGVSVRLHVRAGDYVFPHSPVAQGVPDLPDGLNIMGALTLGKRRVAGQDLEYSVRQLSEVAARALSPGVNDPVTAMDVIDRFGDALCRLNDRRWPNGVYLRGHQVRLVMPATSFGGLLDAMFTMPRQYGKGSPAVTLRMLEVFQIVAECIDDPLRRQELLRHARLVLEDAQGATSNSQDLADLNERFGRVERTVQESGGPRAGAAGLP